The Tropicibacter oceani DNA segment TTGGCGTTGTCCCAGATCAGGTGCCGCACACCGGCCAGCGTGTGATACCACAGCGCCCAGAGCGACAGGAACATGACCAGATCGCCGAACCACGAGGTGACAAAGGCGTTGACCGTGTTGAAATACTCTTCGGACGTTGCCGCGGCGAGCAGCCACCAGACGATCATCAAGCTGCCCACGATCAGGCCGTTGCCGGTGATGCGGGTAAAGATCGAGGTGGCTGAGTTCAGCTGCGGGCGGTAGATCTGCAGGTGCGGTGACAGCGGGCGATTGCCCCGATTCACGTCGGCCATAGTGAAGTCCTTTCGGTTCCCTTGGCTTGGGTTGTAATGGATTTGTGGCACAAGTCACGAGGGCACAGCGCTAACAATCGCGGTTTTTTGGCGCAACTTGCGTGTTTTCCGTTAATTTGTGATCACGCTTTTTCGTGCGTGATCACAAATTCGGCCCGCTGCACGGGAAATGGGCAAGGCGTTCCGGCGGCCCTTGATTCTGAACTTGAATATTTCCCCAGGACCCTCCCGGGGCCGCATTACAGCGGCATCAAGGCCCAGTAATCGAGATCCAGCAGCACGTTTTTGTCGTACTTGCCGTCCTCGCCTTTCAAAGCGAACGGCGCGCCGCCCTTGGTTGCCACCAGACGCAGACGGATCGCCCCGACGCCCGGCGCATTGGTTTCGGCCTTGTCCAGCACCTCGGACCAGCATTTGATCGTGTCCCCGGCAAAACAAGGGTTGGCGTGGGCGCCGCCGTTCAGTCCAACGATCATCTGCGCATTGGCCAGCCCGTTGAAGGACAGCGCGCGCGCCATGGAAATGACGTGCCCGCCATAGATCAGTCGGCCCTCGGGGCGGAAGGTCAGGTCGAAATGCACCTTGGCCGTGTTCTGCCACAGGCGCGTGGCCAGCATATGTTCGGCCTCTTCGACTGTGACGCCGTCGACATGGTCGATTTTCTCGCCAATCTCGTAATCGCCCCAGCGGTGCGGCTCGCCCGCGAGGGTGAAATCGTAGTTGGAGAAATCAAGGCCCTGCGGGATCACCAGATCGGACGGGTCGAGAACCTTTTTCAGGTCTGGCAG contains these protein-coding regions:
- the sdhC gene encoding succinate dehydrogenase, cytochrome b556 subunit: MADVNRGNRPLSPHLQIYRPQLNSATSIFTRITGNGLIVGSLMIVWWLLAAATSEEYFNTVNAFVTSWFGDLVMFLSLWALWYHTLAGVRHLIWDNAKMLDLKSAEMLSWIIIGGSAVLTILTALIV
- a CDS encoding MaoC family dehydratase, which codes for MAKTNPGRFFEDYSIGQTIDHAVPRTVSGGERALYHALYPARHALYSSDQFAQSCGLAASPIDDLAAFHVVFGKTVPDVSLNAVANLGYAEGRWLLPVYPGDTLRSTSEVIGLKQNSNGKTGVVYVRTRGLNQRDEVVMEYCRWVMVRKNNLDAPAPDTVLPDLKKVLDPSDLVIPQGLDFSNYDFTLAGEPHRWGDYEIGEKIDHVDGVTVEEAEHMLATRLWQNTAKVHFDLTFRPEGRLIYGGHVISMARALSFNGLANAQMIVGLNGGAHANPCFAGDTIKCWSEVLDKAETNAPGVGAIRLRLVATKGGAPFALKGEDGKYDKNVLLDLDYWALMPL